Proteins encoded within one genomic window of Bacillus sp. F19:
- a CDS encoding MFS transporter translates to MPRSLWLLIIGMLVNVTGSSFLWPLNTIYIHDHLGKSLTVAGVVLMLNSAASVAGNLIGGVLFDRYGGYRSILSGIILTFAAISGLVFFDGWPSYILFLTLVGFGSGIVFPSMYALAGTVWPEGGRKAFNAIYVSQNAGVAVGAALGGLIAGYSFQYIFIANAALYAVFFFVAFFGYRNIAARPAVQTSILQQSSKVKNNDKFTALSILCSGYLLGWVAYVQWQSTIAAHTQELGIPLTQYSLIWTVNGALIVFAQPLVNTLVKYFAESIKKQMMIGFVIFIVSFAVVSFAEEFTGFMAAMIILTVGEMLVWPAVPTIANDLAPKGREGFYQGFVNSTATGGRMIGPLLGGVLVDLNGMNMLFIVLIGLLVLAMFTTSIYDKKLKSKKLGEAVLTS, encoded by the coding sequence ATGCCGCGTTCTTTATGGCTATTGATTATTGGCATGCTGGTCAATGTAACGGGATCATCGTTTCTATGGCCATTAAATACGATTTACATTCATGATCATCTTGGCAAATCATTAACCGTTGCCGGAGTGGTTCTGATGTTAAACTCGGCTGCGAGTGTGGCAGGAAATTTGATTGGCGGTGTTTTATTTGACCGCTACGGCGGGTACCGTTCAATCTTAAGCGGAATTATTCTTACGTTTGCTGCTATTTCAGGTCTTGTGTTTTTTGATGGATGGCCTTCATATATCTTATTTTTGACGCTGGTAGGTTTTGGATCCGGAATCGTATTTCCGTCAATGTATGCACTGGCGGGAACGGTTTGGCCAGAGGGCGGAAGGAAGGCTTTTAATGCCATCTATGTCTCTCAAAATGCAGGTGTCGCTGTCGGAGCAGCTCTTGGAGGATTAATTGCGGGGTATTCATTTCAATATATCTTCATTGCCAATGCAGCCTTGTATGCTGTTTTTTTCTTTGTTGCATTCTTCGGATATCGAAATATAGCAGCGCGTCCAGCTGTACAAACGTCCATTTTGCAGCAGTCATCCAAAGTAAAAAACAATGATAAATTTACCGCACTCAGCATTCTTTGCTCAGGCTATTTGCTGGGTTGGGTCGCATACGTACAGTGGCAATCCACCATTGCTGCACATACTCAGGAACTTGGCATCCCTCTTACCCAATACAGCTTAATATGGACTGTAAATGGTGCATTAATTGTGTTTGCCCAGCCTTTAGTGAATACCCTTGTTAAGTATTTTGCTGAATCCATAAAAAAACAGATGATGATAGGATTCGTCATTTTTATCGTTTCCTTTGCAGTGGTTTCATTTGCCGAAGAGTTCACCGGATTTATGGCAGCGATGATTATTTTGACCGTTGGTGAAATGCTTGTGTGGCCAGCAGTTCCAACGATAGCGAATGACCTTGCGCCTAAAGGAAGGGAAGGTTTTTATCAGGGATTCGTCAACAGTACGGCCACAGGCGGAAGAATGATTGGTCCGCTGCTTGGGGGTGTGCTGGTAGATCTGAACGGAATGAACATGCTTTTCATAGTATTAATTGGCTTGCTGGTTCTTGCAATGTTTACAACATCAATCTATGACAAAAAATTAAAGAGTAAAAAACTGGGAGAGGCAGTTTTGACCTCCTAA
- a CDS encoding ABC transporter permease gives MKFKDQLNLVKRNMKKNRMRIFMTVLATTIGCAFLIVLASVGFGMQKSMQEELLSAQKLNEIQISGKETDGQVEQATKEQIKELENTKHVAAVVRRSGVSQTAQTEVKLSDRTSAFAGPVLTNMEQELKGNTKLVSGNAPKSDREIIVGYHFGKSLLTEAERKQLEKRNENPESKQEAPEGFKGDLIGKEIVFSMTEQVEDKLETKSWTFKIAGVAEAPARDFMEDSNIYISEKWKSEMRAFAEKADGAEEFEEPEYSEIYVYTTGIEQVKEVTDGLKEKGYLVYSVTEELDNLNLFFNAFKAGLIFIGTVAVLIASIGIFNTMTMAVTERTQEIGIMKAIGAQPGMIRRIFLLESAFIGILGALLGVAIAYVISFAANFAIPRILEAVSEGSMEGVDFTFSSIPLSLVLIASGISVGVAVISGFMPAVKATKINVLSALRREL, from the coding sequence TTGAAATTTAAAGATCAGCTTAACCTGGTGAAACGCAATATGAAAAAAAATCGGATGCGGATATTCATGACCGTTCTTGCTACAACGATAGGCTGCGCCTTTTTAATTGTCCTCGCATCTGTTGGATTCGGCATGCAAAAAAGCATGCAAGAGGAGTTATTAAGCGCACAGAAGCTAAATGAAATTCAAATCAGCGGAAAAGAAACAGACGGTCAAGTTGAACAAGCAACAAAAGAGCAGATTAAGGAGCTTGAAAATACTAAACATGTGGCAGCAGTCGTAAGAAGATCAGGAGTATCCCAGACTGCCCAAACAGAAGTCAAACTTTCGGACCGGACGTCTGCCTTTGCGGGTCCCGTTCTTACGAATATGGAGCAGGAGCTGAAGGGAAATACGAAACTTGTGTCTGGAAATGCTCCCAAAAGCGATAGAGAAATCATTGTAGGCTATCATTTTGGAAAATCCCTTTTAACGGAAGCTGAGAGAAAGCAACTGGAAAAAAGAAATGAGAATCCTGAGTCGAAACAAGAAGCACCAGAAGGATTTAAAGGTGACCTCATTGGAAAAGAGATTGTGTTTTCGATGACAGAACAAGTAGAAGATAAATTGGAAACAAAAAGCTGGACGTTTAAAATAGCAGGCGTAGCAGAAGCGCCGGCAAGAGATTTTATGGAGGACTCCAATATTTACATCAGCGAAAAGTGGAAAAGCGAGATGAGGGCTTTTGCTGAAAAAGCAGATGGAGCAGAGGAATTTGAAGAACCAGAGTATTCGGAGATATATGTTTACACAACAGGTATTGAGCAAGTAAAAGAAGTGACAGACGGTTTAAAAGAAAAAGGCTATCTTGTGTATTCCGTCACGGAAGAACTCGATAACCTCAACTTATTCTTTAATGCGTTTAAAGCCGGGCTGATATTTATCGGAACAGTAGCAGTTCTTATCGCCTCAATCGGAATTTTTAATACGATGACAATGGCGGTGACAGAACGAACGCAGGAAATCGGAATCATGAAAGCCATTGGCGCGCAGCCGGGAATGATAAGAAGAATTTTTCTGCTTGAAAGTGCATTTATCGGCATACTTGGCGCCTTGCTTGGTGTCGCGATTGCGTACGTAATCAGTTTTGCTGCCAACTTCGCAATCCCTCGCATCCTGGAGGCGGTCTCGGAAGGAAGCATGGAGGGAGTAGATTTCACTTTCTCTTCTATTCCGCTTAGCCTTGTGCTGATTGCAAGCGGCATCAGCGTGGGAGTCGCGGTCATCTCAGGCTTTATGCCTGCGGTGAAAGCAACTAAAATTAATGTGCTTTCAGCACTGAGACGTGAACTATAG
- a CDS encoding ABC transporter ATP-binding protein, with product MIKAEHLNHSFKVGKKGSEKEIPVLKDISLEVKKGEIVSIVGRSGSGKSTLLNLISGYIPPTAGKIIVGGTEVTEFNEKEWAEFRLNTFGFIFQSFQLIPSLTTFENIELPLTLKGIPSSERKTLVTEMLYRIGLENHFTHYPNELSGGQQQRVGIGRALITNPEIILADEPTGSLDSETEKEILDLIKELNTEKGITFFIITHDEEVAEYSDRKFILQDGVLKERGVPLEI from the coding sequence ATGATTAAGGCAGAACATTTAAATCACTCCTTTAAGGTTGGGAAAAAAGGCAGTGAAAAAGAAATTCCTGTACTGAAAGATATATCGCTGGAAGTGAAAAAAGGGGAAATTGTTTCGATTGTCGGCAGAAGCGGTTCCGGAAAATCGACCTTGCTGAACTTGATTTCAGGCTATATCCCTCCCACAGCAGGAAAGATTATTGTCGGCGGGACGGAGGTTACTGAATTTAATGAAAAAGAGTGGGCTGAATTTCGTTTGAATACATTCGGGTTTATCTTTCAAAGCTTTCAGCTGATACCAAGCCTTACTACATTTGAAAATATTGAACTTCCTTTAACTCTTAAAGGGATTCCATCATCTGAACGGAAAACACTCGTTACTGAAATGCTGTACCGAATCGGATTGGAAAATCACTTCACCCATTATCCGAATGAGCTTTCCGGAGGGCAGCAGCAGCGTGTCGGAATTGGACGAGCCCTGATTACTAATCCGGAAATTATCCTTGCTGATGAGCCTACAGGGAGCCTGGATTCTGAAACAGAGAAAGAGATTCTTGATTTGATAAAAGAATTGAACACTGAAAAGGGAATCACCTTCTTCATTATTACTCATGATGAAGAGGTCGCAGAATACAGTGACCGCAAGTTTATCCTACAAGATGGCGTGTTAAAGGAAAGAGGCGTTCCTCTTGAAATTTAA
- a CDS encoding ABC transporter ATP-binding protein, whose product MIELKNLSKKLDGEKVLDSISLKLEKGEIFGLLGRNGSGKTTILRLIQQIILPDEGEVLFEGVSIKENPLVKRKVIYVSVQNPFYDRYTYRELVRILKPLYPDFDVTYSNELINRYGIPETKKYRELSTGLKKQLSLILAFATRPAVILLDEPTDGIDAVTRHDLLQLMIDEVAERETAILITSHRLEDIERICSRIGFLEGESLTNVMDMDSVKEDYMKIQAVFEEDVHLIIRERNISILDYAGVFYTLLLKCDDKENQDWLKSLKPKVWNQLPVNLEEVFIAKFGGKRRW is encoded by the coding sequence ATGATTGAACTGAAGAATCTTTCGAAAAAGCTTGATGGAGAAAAAGTTCTTGATTCCATCTCCCTGAAGCTTGAAAAAGGAGAAATCTTTGGATTACTTGGCCGGAATGGCTCTGGAAAAACCACGATCTTACGGTTAATTCAGCAGATTATTTTGCCGGATGAAGGAGAGGTTTTGTTTGAGGGGGTCTCCATTAAAGAAAATCCTCTTGTTAAACGGAAGGTGATTTACGTGTCTGTTCAGAATCCTTTTTATGACAGATACACATACAGAGAACTAGTGCGGATACTTAAGCCGCTCTATCCAGATTTTGATGTGACTTACTCAAATGAATTAATCAACAGATACGGAATACCGGAAACAAAAAAATATCGTGAATTATCAACTGGTTTGAAAAAACAGCTGTCCCTGATCCTTGCATTTGCCACCCGTCCTGCAGTGATTCTGCTTGATGAGCCTACAGATGGCATTGATGCTGTCACCCGTCATGACCTCCTTCAGCTGATGATCGACGAGGTCGCAGAAAGAGAAACAGCGATTCTTATCACATCACATCGCTTAGAAGATATTGAGCGAATCTGCAGCCGGATCGGTTTTTTGGAGGGAGAATCGCTTACAAATGTGATGGATATGGACTCTGTAAAAGAAGATTACATGAAAATTCAGGCCGTATTCGAAGAAGATGTTCATCTTATAATCAGAGAACGAAATATCTCCATTTTGGATTACGCAGGTGTATTCTACACACTTCTCTTAAAATGTGATGACAAAGAGAACCAGGATTGGCTGAAATCGTTAAAGCCGAAAGTGTGGAATCAGCTCCCGGTTAATTTAGAAGAAGTATTTATCGCTAAGTTTGGAGGGAAGCGAAGATGGTAG
- a CDS encoding GntR family transcriptional regulator, whose translation MIQIDPRSSTAIYEQIIQQIKELCLKGVLKPGEKLPSVRELSTMIIANPNTVSKAYKELERGGIIETLRGRGTFVSENAQITLDQGKMEMIKEQLKPLIVDAVYAGVDIEIIHKWIEEISEEMRGGRND comes from the coding sequence ATGATTCAAATTGATCCGCGCAGTTCAACCGCGATTTATGAGCAAATCATACAGCAAATAAAAGAGCTTTGTTTAAAGGGAGTATTAAAGCCCGGAGAAAAGCTGCCGTCTGTCAGAGAGCTCTCAACGATGATTATTGCAAATCCAAATACAGTCAGCAAAGCCTATAAAGAATTAGAACGGGGAGGCATTATTGAAACTTTGAGGGGCAGAGGAACGTTTGTATCGGAGAATGCCCAAATAACACTGGATCAGGGGAAGATGGAGATGATTAAAGAACAGTTGAAACCGCTCATTGTAGACGCTGTTTATGCAGGTGTAGACATTGAAATTATCCATAAATGGATTGAGGAAATCAGTGAGGAAATGAGAGGTGGAAGAAATGATTGA
- a CDS encoding glycogen biosynthesis protein GlgD: MKKRSKQNNPEQKTRNGSNNQDVEFGKDFDPVKQSKKKYEQHGQSVKSKQRSE; encoded by the coding sequence ATGAAAAAACGTTCAAAACAGAATAACCCTGAACAAAAAACAAGAAACGGCTCTAATAATCAGGATGTAGAATTTGGAAAAGACTTTGATCCTGTTAAGCAATCTAAAAAAAAGTATGAGCAGCACGGTCAGTCTGTAAAATCAAAACAGCGTTCAGAATAA
- a CDS encoding YtzC family protein, which translates to MATRQSVTECLDRCSNSYDYARNQYAEGSKQEHYNDTEYTKAQQMLEDAVNECNSLTLSANDQQKEQLYRMRLQLQQLQNEMILLDH; encoded by the coding sequence ATGGCAACAAGACAATCCGTAACTGAATGTCTCGACCGATGCTCAAATTCGTATGACTATGCCAGAAATCAATACGCTGAAGGATCTAAGCAGGAGCATTACAATGACACAGAGTATACAAAAGCTCAGCAAATGCTTGAAGATGCAGTAAATGAGTGCAATTCCTTGACATTAAGCGCCAACGATCAGCAAAAAGAACAGCTTTACAGAATGCGACTTCAGCTTCAGCAGCTTCAAAATGAAATGATTTTACTGGATCATTAG
- a CDS encoding TIGR01212 family radical SAM protein (This family includes YhcC from E. coli K-12, an uncharacterized radical SAM protein.) — MKQINPFPYASDEKRYHTWNYHLRNHFGHKVFKVALDGGFDCPNRDGTAAFGGCTFCSAAGSGDFAGNRAEDLVTQFNQIKEKMHEKWKNGKYMAYFQAYTNTHAPVEVLREKFESVLKLDGVVGLSIATRPDCLPDDVVEYLAELNERTYLWVELGLQTVHERTSLLINRAHDYECYQIGVEKLRKHNIRVCSHIINGLPLESNEMMMDTARAVSKLDVQGIKIHLLHLLKGTPMVKQYEKGKLEFLTKEDYVSLVCDQLEILPPDMIVHRITGDGPIDLMIGPMWSVNKWDVLNSIDAELKNRGSSQGKYFQKEQVIAE, encoded by the coding sequence TTGAAGCAGATTAACCCTTTTCCATATGCATCAGATGAAAAAAGGTATCATACATGGAATTATCATTTAAGAAATCACTTTGGACATAAAGTGTTTAAGGTAGCATTAGACGGAGGATTTGACTGCCCCAATCGCGACGGTACAGCAGCATTTGGCGGCTGCACATTTTGCAGTGCAGCCGGTTCCGGAGATTTTGCGGGAAACCGCGCAGAGGATCTTGTTACTCAATTCAATCAAATAAAGGAAAAAATGCACGAAAAGTGGAAAAACGGAAAGTACATGGCCTATTTTCAAGCGTACACAAATACTCATGCACCTGTTGAGGTCCTCCGTGAGAAATTTGAGTCTGTTCTAAAATTGGATGGAGTTGTCGGGCTATCTATTGCCACAAGGCCTGACTGCCTGCCCGATGATGTTGTTGAGTATTTGGCCGAATTGAACGAAAGAACGTACCTGTGGGTGGAACTTGGGCTTCAGACTGTGCATGAGCGGACATCTTTGCTTATAAATCGTGCCCATGACTATGAGTGCTATCAAATAGGCGTTGAGAAGCTGCGAAAGCATAACATTCGTGTTTGCTCCCATATTATTAACGGACTTCCGCTTGAATCAAATGAAATGATGATGGACACAGCCCGTGCTGTGTCAAAGCTCGATGTTCAGGGCATTAAAATCCATCTTCTTCATTTACTAAAAGGGACTCCCATGGTAAAGCAGTATGAAAAAGGCAAGCTGGAATTTTTAACAAAAGAAGACTATGTAAGCTTAGTATGCGACCAGCTTGAAATTCTGCCTCCGGATATGATCGTTCACCGGATTACAGGAGATGGGCCGATTGATTTAATGATTGGCCCAATGTGGAGTGTGAATAAATGGGATGTTCTCAACTCAATTGATGCAGAACTTAAGAACCGCGGCAGTTCTCAGGGAAAATATTTTCAGAAAGAACAGGTAATCGCAGAATGA
- a CDS encoding methyltransferase domain-containing protein, translated as MKLERVLPFAKSILARTVTQGDIAIDATIGNGHDTVYLAELVGDSGHVYGFDIQEDAINATSSRLSDHSITDRVTLLKESHEHAADCLPKSISGRVASAIFNLGYLPGGDKEIVTKPESTIQAIEQLFSLMKQGGVIILVIYHGHPGGKIERDAILEYACQLDQKKAHVLQYQFLNQKNSAPFIIAIEKMQA; from the coding sequence ATGAAATTAGAACGGGTGCTTCCTTTTGCAAAATCCATCTTAGCAAGGACTGTTACTCAAGGTGACATTGCAATAGACGCAACAATAGGAAACGGACATGACACGGTCTATCTAGCAGAGCTTGTCGGAGACAGCGGACATGTTTATGGATTTGATATCCAAGAGGATGCAATAAATGCTACATCATCAAGACTGTCCGATCACTCTATTACAGACCGTGTGACACTATTAAAAGAAAGCCATGAACATGCAGCTGACTGCTTGCCGAAGAGTATCTCTGGACGGGTAGCTTCAGCTATCTTTAATCTGGGCTATTTGCCTGGCGGCGATAAAGAAATCGTCACAAAGCCAGAGTCGACCATTCAGGCAATTGAACAGCTCTTTTCCTTGATGAAGCAGGGAGGAGTCATCATTCTTGTTATTTATCACGGACATCCTGGCGGAAAAATTGAACGTGATGCTATTTTGGAATATGCCTGTCAGCTGGATCAAAAAAAGGCGCACGTTCTGCAGTATCAATTTCTTAATCAGAAGAACAGTGCTCCATTTATTATTGCAATTGAAAAAATGCAGGCATAG
- a CDS encoding IS1182 family transposase — MLSKNNQMNRDQLEMITLEQLVPEDHLVRKIEQALDFSFIYPLVEKVYSADRGRPSIDPVILIKMTFIQYLFGIRSMRRTIEEIETNLAYRWFLGFGFHDKVPHFSTFGKNYERRFKDTDLFEQIFYRILKEAIDKKLVNGEQVFIDSTHVKASANKRKYQKKIVRKETKSYEERLQNELNLDREENGKKPFPPDKFEPEEKVIKESTTDPESGYYVKDERTKQFAYSFHTASDEKGFVLGTIVTPGNVHDSAIFEPLLDQVTELHKKPVAVAADAAYKNPALAHYLNEKEIRPVFPYTRPKTKDGFFKKSDYVYDEHFDCYICPHDQVLPYRTTTKKGYRQYSSDPKVCENCPFLSQCTESQNHQKLIERHLWQEYLDEAEHLRHTEENKTIYAKRKETIERVFADAKEKHGMRWTTLRGLKKLSMQAMLTFAAMNLKKLASWTWKPAKAV; from the coding sequence ATGTTGTCTAAAAATAATCAAATGAATCGCGATCAACTAGAAATGATTACACTTGAACAGTTGGTGCCGGAAGATCACTTAGTCCGTAAAATTGAACAAGCTCTCGATTTTTCTTTCATCTATCCATTAGTAGAGAAAGTCTATTCCGCAGATCGAGGTCGTCCAAGTATTGATCCGGTCATATTGATTAAAATGACCTTCATCCAATACCTTTTCGGTATTCGATCCATGAGAAGAACCATTGAAGAGATTGAAACCAACTTAGCCTACCGTTGGTTTTTGGGTTTTGGTTTTCATGACAAGGTGCCCCACTTCTCAACATTCGGTAAAAACTATGAACGGCGCTTTAAGGATACAGATCTGTTTGAGCAGATATTTTACCGCATCTTAAAAGAGGCGATTGATAAGAAACTGGTCAATGGAGAACAGGTATTTATTGATTCAACTCACGTAAAGGCTAGTGCTAATAAACGAAAGTATCAGAAAAAGATCGTACGAAAAGAAACGAAATCATATGAGGAAAGGCTCCAAAACGAACTCAATCTAGACCGCGAAGAAAACGGAAAAAAGCCTTTTCCCCCAGATAAATTTGAACCGGAAGAGAAAGTGATTAAAGAAAGTACGACGGATCCGGAAAGTGGCTATTACGTAAAAGATGAAAGAACAAAACAGTTCGCTTACTCATTTCACACAGCCTCTGACGAAAAAGGATTTGTTCTGGGGACAATCGTTACGCCTGGTAACGTGCACGACAGTGCAATATTCGAGCCTCTACTTGATCAAGTAACTGAGCTTCACAAGAAACCTGTTGCTGTTGCTGCCGATGCTGCTTACAAGAACCCTGCTCTTGCTCACTATTTGAACGAAAAAGAAATTCGTCCGGTTTTTCCTTATACACGGCCAAAAACAAAAGATGGATTTTTCAAGAAAAGTGATTATGTGTATGACGAACATTTTGATTGTTACATATGCCCGCACGATCAAGTGCTTCCTTACAGAACTACTACGAAAAAAGGATACAGACAATACTCTTCCGATCCGAAGGTTTGTGAAAATTGCCCATTCCTAAGCCAATGTACGGAGAGCCAAAATCATCAGAAATTGATTGAAAGGCATCTCTGGCAAGAATACTTAGATGAAGCTGAACACCTTCGTCATACAGAAGAGAACAAAACAATTTATGCAAAACGCAAAGAAACGATAGAGCGTGTCTTTGCAGATGCAAAAGAAAAGCATGGTATGCGTTGGACAACGTTGAGAGGACTCAAAAAATTGTCCATGCAGGCGATGCTTACTTTTGCTGCCATGAACTTGAAAAAGTTGGCATCCTGGACATGGAAGCCAGCGAAAGCGGTATAA
- a CDS encoding tetraprenyl-beta-curcumene synthase family protein, with protein sequence MAKIYKDIFPVVHVHLDKWREKANQIPNAELRNQALSSINGKSFHCEGGGIFALLSEANKHECIEFIVAYQTISDYLDNLCDRSTSLDPLDFAMLHQAMNDALSAGAPLKNYYSYRTDQNDGGYLHALVSTCQNILSRLGNYPLIAEHLLELSCYYCDLQVHKHVKIDERIPRLETWFEKNKHGLPDMQWYEFSACAGSTLGIFCLVSYAFREDFNEREAFRIRESYFPYVQGLHILLDYLIDQEEDRIGGDLNFCNYYETEKEMMKRLEHFVLQAESNLSGIPHENFHKLIHRGLLGVYLSDEKVTSRKDLGKLARHLIKLGGKTSSFFYWNGRAYRAIQKLAASRSS encoded by the coding sequence ATGGCGAAAATTTATAAAGATATTTTTCCGGTTGTGCATGTCCATCTGGATAAATGGAGAGAAAAAGCCAATCAGATTCCAAACGCAGAGCTTAGAAATCAGGCGCTGTCAAGTATAAATGGTAAATCCTTCCACTGTGAGGGCGGAGGGATTTTTGCGCTTTTGTCAGAAGCTAACAAGCATGAATGCATTGAATTTATTGTCGCTTATCAGACGATAAGTGATTATCTTGATAATTTATGTGATCGAAGTACATCACTTGATCCATTGGATTTCGCGATGCTGCACCAAGCAATGAATGATGCTCTGAGTGCAGGAGCACCGCTGAAAAATTATTATTCTTACCGGACAGATCAAAATGACGGCGGATACTTGCACGCTCTCGTATCTACATGCCAAAATATATTAAGCAGACTCGGCAACTACCCTCTAATTGCAGAACATTTACTCGAATTGTCGTGTTATTACTGTGATTTACAAGTACATAAGCATGTAAAAATAGATGAGCGCATTCCGAGGCTTGAAACATGGTTTGAAAAAAACAAACATGGATTGCCGGATATGCAGTGGTATGAATTCTCTGCGTGCGCGGGGTCTACTTTAGGCATTTTTTGTCTGGTCTCTTACGCATTCAGAGAGGACTTCAACGAAAGGGAAGCCTTCCGGATCCGTGAAAGCTATTTTCCATACGTTCAAGGCCTGCATATTCTGCTCGACTATTTAATTGATCAAGAAGAAGATCGAATTGGCGGAGATTTGAATTTCTGCAATTACTATGAGACCGAGAAGGAAATGATGAAGAGGCTTGAGCATTTCGTCCTGCAGGCTGAATCCAACCTCAGCGGAATCCCTCATGAAAACTTTCATAAACTCATTCATAGAGGACTGCTTGGCGTTTATTTATCCGACGAGAAAGTAACCTCAAGAAAAGATCTCGGAAAGCTTGCCAGACATTTAATCAAACTAGGCGGAAAAACGTCTTCGTTCTTTTACTGGAATGGGAGGGCATACCGTGCTATTCAGAAGCTTGCTGCCTCAAGAAGCTCTTAA